The following are from one region of the Cloacibacterium sp. TD35 genome:
- a CDS encoding MDR family MFS transporter: MQDSLVEYGARRVIITITAILCALLEIVDTTIVNVALNEMKGNLGATLSEVGWVITAYAIGNVIIVPMTSWLSQQFGRRNYFAASIVIFTVFSFLCGNASNIWELVIFRLLQGIGGGALLVTSQTIITESYPIEKRSMAQAIYGLGVIIGPTLGPPLGGYIVDNFSWPYIFYINIPIGIVATLLTLQFVRSPKYSEKKSASDVDWLGIFLLAITVGSLQYILERGHEDDWFESKVILTLTLISFFGFIFFIWRELTYKYPIVELRVLKNGNLRIGTVMSFILGFGLYGSTFIIPLYTQSILGWTALQSGALMIPAALTTAFMMPIIGRLLTRGAKQQVLVALGLFIFFIYSFWGYKLLTPDTGKDAFFWMLIVRGAGLGLLFIPITSLSLSTLKGAQIGQGAAFTGMMRQLGGSFGVAAITTFISNQNMFYRSDLVSKLDVNSLQVQQRIAALKANFIAKGMTPDQALASAYKILDFSVMKQATVLSYMDVFLYLGVMFLICIPFILFIKERKGGRTIDPNEAMH; the protein is encoded by the coding sequence ATGCAAGATTCATTAGTAGAATATGGTGCAAGACGAGTGATTATTACCATCACTGCCATTCTCTGTGCATTGCTAGAGATTGTAGACACTACCATAGTAAATGTAGCGCTGAACGAGATGAAAGGGAATCTCGGCGCTACACTTTCTGAGGTAGGTTGGGTAATTACCGCTTATGCGATTGGTAACGTCATCATAGTGCCTATGACGAGTTGGCTTTCGCAACAATTCGGGAGAAGAAATTATTTTGCGGCTTCTATTGTGATATTTACGGTTTTCTCATTTTTATGCGGAAATGCGAGCAATATTTGGGAACTCGTTATTTTTAGATTATTACAAGGAATAGGAGGTGGTGCACTTTTGGTAACTTCTCAAACGATTATTACAGAGTCTTATCCCATCGAAAAAAGAAGTATGGCACAAGCTATTTATGGTTTGGGTGTTATTATTGGTCCTACATTAGGTCCGCCATTGGGAGGTTATATTGTAGATAATTTTAGTTGGCCATATATATTTTATATCAATATTCCTATTGGGATTGTAGCGACTTTGCTTACGCTTCAGTTTGTAAGAAGTCCTAAATATTCTGAGAAAAAATCTGCAAGTGATGTAGATTGGTTAGGGATATTTTTATTGGCAATAACGGTAGGTTCTTTACAATATATTTTAGAAAGAGGTCATGAAGACGATTGGTTCGAAAGTAAAGTAATCCTTACTCTTACTTTGATTTCTTTCTTTGGTTTCATCTTTTTTATCTGGCGAGAATTAACCTACAAATATCCAATTGTAGAACTTCGGGTCCTTAAAAATGGAAATTTAAGAATAGGTACGGTCATGTCATTCATTTTAGGCTTTGGTTTATACGGTTCTACTTTTATTATTCCGCTTTATACGCAGAGTATTTTAGGTTGGACAGCTCTACAATCAGGTGCTTTAATGATTCCAGCGGCATTAACCACCGCTTTTATGATGCCCATAATCGGTAGATTGTTAACTCGAGGAGCGAAACAGCAAGTTTTAGTAGCTTTAGGATTGTTTATCTTTTTCATTTATAGTTTTTGGGGATATAAATTATTAACTCCAGATACAGGAAAAGACGCCTTCTTTTGGATGCTTATTGTGAGAGGAGCTGGTTTAGGATTGTTATTTATTCCTATTACATCACTTTCATTAAGTACATTAAAGGGAGCTCAAATTGGTCAAGGAGCAGCTTTTACAGGGATGATGAGACAGTTGGGAGGCTCTTTTGGGGTAGCTGCAATTACCACTTTTATTTCTAATCAAAATATGTTTTACAGAAGTGATTTGGTATCGAAATTAGATGTCAATAGTTTGCAGGTTCAACAAAGAATTGCTGCGCTAAAAGCTAATTTTATTGCCAAAGGAATGACGCCTGATCAAGCGCTCGCTTCGGCGTATAAAATTCTAGATTTTTCTGTGATGAAACAAGCTACGGTGCTTTCTTATATGGATGTCTTCCTCTATTTAGGAGTCATGTTCCTTATTTGTATTCCTTTTATTTTATTCATCAAAGAAAGAAAAGGAGGCAGAACAATAGATCCCAATGAAGCCATGCATTAA
- a CDS encoding CorA family divalent cation transporter — MTESVLHKTIEYEWIDILEMKPEDIAEISKKYDINHYWLEDCIDPNHLPKFEDNGQIKFFLTRLNTSTERLILNTISDVSTKLGIFLKDNLILTVHRIENDAIKSLLKEIAIHPENFKTPYQLALHLGQKIFTSFEQENEVFLDQLDKMENEVFLKNVSNSAQLKRLYRFKRKVGLNLKVLNLSSDWVSSYEKLPLDSVEIKDLKDSYKDAISDFYHLHLQTNNLMSMFLALSDQKANQVMKMLAIYSVYFLPITFIAGVYGMNFENMPEITKPYGYFATLGLMGLIVIITFIYIRRKKW, encoded by the coding sequence ATGACCGAGAGTGTACTTCACAAAACCATAGAATATGAATGGATAGACATCTTAGAAATGAAGCCAGAAGACATCGCCGAAATTTCTAAAAAATATGATATAAATCACTATTGGTTAGAAGATTGTATAGACCCAAATCACTTGCCAAAATTCGAAGATAATGGCCAAATAAAATTTTTCCTAACCAGATTAAATACTTCCACCGAAAGACTCATCCTCAATACGATAAGTGATGTAAGTACCAAATTAGGAATTTTCTTGAAAGACAATCTCATTCTTACTGTTCACAGAATAGAAAATGATGCCATAAAATCTCTATTGAAAGAAATAGCAATTCACCCAGAAAATTTCAAAACACCTTATCAGTTAGCGCTTCATTTGGGACAAAAAATATTTACCTCTTTTGAACAAGAAAACGAGGTTTTTCTAGACCAATTAGATAAAATGGAAAACGAAGTTTTTCTAAAAAACGTTTCTAATTCTGCACAGCTGAAAAGACTCTACCGTTTCAAAAGAAAAGTAGGACTCAATCTGAAAGTGCTGAATCTTTCATCAGATTGGGTAAGTTCTTATGAAAAATTGCCTCTAGATTCTGTAGAAATAAAGGACTTGAAAGACAGCTATAAAGATGCCATCAGTGATTTTTACCACCTGCATTTACAAACCAACAATTTAATGAGTATGTTCCTGGCACTCTCTGATCAAAAAGCCAATCAGGTAATGAAAATGCTAGCCATTTATTCGGTTTATTTCTTGCCTATTACCTTCATTGCGGGAGTTTATGGAATGAATTTCGAAAATATGCCAGAAATTACAAAACCTTATGGCTACTTTGCAACATTAGGTTTGATGGGGCTCATCGTGATTATTACCTTTATTTACATACGTAGGAAAAAATGGTAA